A region of Theileria annulata chromosome 2, complete sequence, *** SEQUENCING IN PROGRESS *** DNA encodes the following proteins:
- a CDS encoding uncharacterized protein (chr2.cand.392 - signal peptide, hypothetical protein;~1 probable transmembrane helix predicted for TA14680 by TMHMM2.0 at aa 5-27), protein MNVTSLVSVLLVVVALVVLVVALGFFFTKKEKAGAEEGEGTKEVPSTAGGPGVPGVPGAQNVLNVVTYLRDDKVEELKSMPNSQLFDARAKQDYKFGDVTVAVAVAEVENYPGYTKFTHTLPNPFKPEYLMFDSFVRHDSFEDPVVSLTAYWWFNSLLFLTFKTLNEAGSSAKYYHFTGLLSESGLVWSKFVVDPTRLLDPGVLGAKLDELNAALGNAVVMNLDEFVEGASGTYTTELSGFVTTFTLTKASFTKDGFYKVTHKLLNQVSEGSKAFKLKRLEFSGSELSDVTLPNKPVLYALVYWWYNMPLLVEFDLQGGTREYLTYNFETNNWLNDTVTTVRTKLNKLKDNVGVPLVLDLSKRHGREDVTYTTNEVLVRVSVNDNSNAGFAKYTHRFATGKSHFVGSFLNAGTTQMGLPVVRLNELSVYFSDDVPLLLEMNLALSGGSANKLVYYTSNGFGFWTKSVLGPDLRTPAALLKKLVADNKKLVADNDKYVVDVSAKNNYLSLGKLLTVTKVSDQSHFQDYELFLHKDKNNAPFKFEKLSVAGKDVKSEGVVLQSGATAATVYWFLDKPLVVKLEGTLPATPPPRTSSSEAEQQSQVPQQDSRQSAQSRVQNASFTNYYAYNGESGLWKRTELDSAARTDTNAGLKKLLDDSRASLGSVTVNVGHSAGTYKSGPVTVVVTSEPFDTKKETLYDKMVHELSSPFTLGNLKSFDFVLSLKQNKANSNGQLEDFLLKDLVLKKVEVYVYKYVPLALRLVLKNGTMHYFSNTVDNSTWVLFTPTANKSVLSTLHDVRAKLNKVSTLDVCRKLAGGADTTYELAKDVGDERVQVTLSPVEVSNPGLTGLVHKFPSDVKLSSMTCNGELLTGLDYDSVRNVYVYNRGEVPVVVKTNSDPKFFRSDGTGLLTLHPLPQGVNDLNAEQVVTLLNQVSEDLGPVFELNLQTKTSYTAGGAAVTVTPKPLNDDWNLYTHSAPENVQKFTVSKFLKGTEDATGLPHSSSFSSVVVGLKGDVPHVLALKTVNNPRYVWYVFNKYTWLLDFESDELLEDSELLAYMLDVEDGLDNEYDFELSPGLHSDSFALDYHDLYLDLESYKYLSYVPFSNKFPFLVNSLMYDSVLLEVPELNTKHLKWLSAYTLWKVPVVFNAFTHDNKHLFYENTFEGSWKRFELADLSEEKLNAKLKEVKDRASGNFSPELTMQTSYVKYGFAVDVTPSNVNGDSGFKKYVHKLPRLAGQTQDKAFKVPFLTYNYVPLNAVMPKGTMTQVEVYQNGDGVPLGVYLLATQAAAASDSGGASTTTSKQTHNYFFNTSGEWVAHDNTDAALDVNVLKTKLTEANKLLGFYVDVDLARKLPYVFSKDVKVNPASGSTDQGTTEKKAVDFLVSFNPKPFYKYTTYTHVPQVRVGTDPVKTQDFVPFVASFKQTGKLLKGFELSKVVKFTVYWLDDAFPLFVHVTTSNSNKYYGRKEDDDWVLLKTSTNALDDVGLYWLLTMARKNFAYGADVELSGGLAEGYWERYFTNGLAMKVVDQGLVGTAFKSYLHTSASVLSPTFKLQNFNLWGNFVYKVPNLGFTHYVRVFTDLQNFPLLVEVGSSLYNSRNGPLRHYYFNYFPDPNFGWLVHMVLESKARLNLDGLLKLLQPLANHSANVHSLSLDMKGRYDSKTGRSVDVTKTNTTPVSEFEVWTHTLADQSLKTLLLNHNGKLVALVNKVLKFKLAKVYWLKGVPVHVELEYDGQKENSEKVKDRLHYFWTDGGVWNNSLGSLVTKDTLVSGLNDKLLSYYTLNVTLDLGKRLKSLVTGWPTDLPLVEYKHENFDLPVEMVGYRLFSSDTGFKLDKVKNHGFDFTWWNLPLPSNNVYRVVVYSADYFYSPVFLELLSKSTGSGDNNMLEHYHYYYATSSGNWVFLDTNEKKLDLGHLRLKLESFQNPLPVLLDLGKKNGTYGLNELVVKKTMLHSTNAYAKYVHKLTNGESFLTAKWVFGGLVLSKLPLVRANSVAVYYYQDLVPLLVEVVGDGLVRHFSVDSKGVWLPDNVSPTAVLSYLDYLVHDLKLFGNSTDEWVPLLHNKFLQEFEFVPEPLAPAVELGRSTDGATPVSAASQSTTGATGTQVPTSAVSTTQVSLGTVVETRAGVLSTVTSQERQQTSNVESTGQVAQVAAALSGSGLQDKVVAQAVVGGSDSTQSTAPGTPRAEAEAEAAPAVPTVKASAGADGVSGSSNSVLPLSTAAPTRKPRRAFRLVPLDFDKLFFAYVTLGKLVVVNRFEYVPYGYNFSRHSLLGFKSFFDKFFLNDRMYSVSYDPTLTLEKRKVKSLGFYSWADNPLLLKLGFDNKKPKFFSFNKTAHTWNAHEVVNLDEELEDLNNSWNDAFVFELSKPLKVEYKYYNNSAYRTSVASTSDDAPFYSVEYKTYRYKPAKSSFADDVYTLLKFKVAKLRLNGVDLSVDGLPLDMSFYMLKVYSSKSLGKPLVLVLSDYKAEASGTASTTVTDSTVLNTHYHYHLNAEGSWTFFVSENDTTLNNKLVELERLFAVPKALDLAVVTGDATSVWYKTKHEDFTVDRVYFHQLQPRAQQASGTDESSSVPQFKVVDPLVGLPVKTELPGSGLFLNVPLASYRVPVGPELDSGFELFLHHKPYFLHSVASTPQQPARSSSQGDGAAQPAGGASAAGSDAGVGAEVGGGAGAGASGQTAPVQPVQSPAGVVKFQKFLLNELLLSGFRLDFSEPFNALEDGYAGLTVYYQKNATVPFMFALFAPLENSGSVDKASYHVWVYRELKWVKTTELEEFHKLMRSVELRLDLTEFVELLPKFWQLLTKFSNESKALLTNPFWLDLKQDDRVTYGDVVVTRDADVLPEFNLVKVTFTPSLNMGDSNAANFTLQNVTTFGNKYAGFKFPLRGVVRVNVYFRNEPDRYAKFPALMEFVQKAPESGVNKLNHNFYGYQGGNEWKFLFNSVNKLEEHEVSDLVSYLLYQYYRVSRLRENALLLDLDTKFSHLSWGRFVDSVEFRHDPTANAPLSPVPEGFLLYRHSMATENTTFTLPFFKLQGHVKETGFKLPFAEYFVYYKVGEYVPFVFVLAQADSLKKKAEHHWYFVKKDGFVKFKFAEDVDPDNKDSKTKVSDKFKELLNAAPTPLNEQDSLKALPTGTTVTYPTFPATDSGVLSKPTNGVLSRTGSQSRPKRQDPSGQFDVGSGGDGWF, encoded by the coding sequence ATGAACGTAACTAGTTTGGTTTCCGTTTTACTCGTTGTTGTTGCCCTTGTTGTTTTGGTTGTGGCCTTGGGTTTCTTTTTTACTAAAAAAGAAAAGGCCGGGGCCGAAGAAGGAGAGGGAACTAAGGAAGTCCCTTCCACGGCAGGTGGCCCAGGTGTTCCTGGTGTTCCGGGTGCCCAAAATGTTCTCAATGTTGTAACTTATTTGAGAGACGACAAGGTTGAAGAGTTGAAGAGTATGCCTAATTCACAACTTTTCGATGCAAGAGCAAAACaagattataaatttggaGATGTAACAGTAGCAGTTGCTGTTGCAGAAGTAGAAAACTATCCTGgatatacaaaatttacaCACACACTTCCTAATCCTTTTAAACCtgaatatttaatgttCGATTCATTTGTAAGGCACGACTCATTTGAGGACCCCGTCGTAAGCTTAACCGCATATTGGTGGTTTAATTCACTcttatttttaacttttaaaacattaaatgaAGCTGGTTCTTCAGCTAAGTATTACCATTTCACTGGCCTCCTCAGTGAATCTGGTTTGGTTTGGTCAAAGTTCGTCGTTGATCCGACAAGGCTTCTCGACCCTGGTGTTTTGGGCGCTAAACTCGACGAGCTTAATGCTGCATTAGGCAATGCCGTTGTTATGAATTTGGATGAATTCGTTGAAGGTGCAAGCGGAACTTATACGACAGAGTTATCGGGTTTCGTCACGACCTTTACCTTAACTAAGGCTTCATTTACAAAAGACGGCTTTTACAAAGTAACACACAAACTTTTGAACCAGGTTTCTGAAGGGTCAAAAGCATTTAAACTTAAAAGACTTGAATTTTCTGGTTCAGAATTAAGTGATGTGACTCTGCCAAATAAGCCTGTTTTATACGCTTTAGTTTATTGGTGGTACAACATGCCACTTTTGGTTGAATTCGACCTCCAAGGAGGTACTCGCGAATACCTAACATATAACTTTGAAACTAACAATTGGTTAAATGATACGGTTACAACTGTTAGGACTAAGTTGAATAAATTGAAGGATAATGTCGGAGTTCCTCTTGTTCTAGATCTGAGTAAAAGACATGGTCGCGAAGATGTCACCTATACTACAAACGAAGTTCTTGTCAGGGTATCGGTTAATGACAATTCTAATGCCGGTTTCGCAAAGTATACTCATAGATTTGCAACTGGAAAATCCCATTTCGTTGGTTCTTTTTTGAATGCCGGAACAACTCAAATGGGTTTGCCTGTCGTGAGGCTTAATGAACTTTCGGTTTACTTCTCTGACGATGTTCCTCTTCTTTTAGAAATGAACTTAGCTCTTTCTGGCGGTTCAGCTAATAAACTTGTTTATTATACCTCAAACGGTTTTGGATTTTGGACCAAGTCTGTTCTAGGCCCTGATCTTAGAACTCCGGCAGCACTACTTAAGAAGTTGGTTGCCGATAACAAGAAACTCGTCGCagataatgataaatatgtGGTTGATGTCTCTGCAAAGAATAATTATCTATCACTTGGAAAATTGTTGACTGTTACAAAAGTATCTGATCAATCACATTTTCAAGATTATGAACTTTTTCTCCAcaaagataaaaataatgcTCCTTTTAAGTTTGAGAAATTATCCGTAGCCGGTAAGGATGTTAAATCCGAGGGTGTTGTCTTACAATCAGGTGCAACTGCAGCTACCGTTTACTGGTTCCTGGATAAACCTCTTGTAGTTAAACTGGAAGGTACCCTACCAGCAACACCACCTCCTAGAACTTCTTCATCTGAGGCTGAACAGCAGTCTCAAGTTCCCCAACAGGACAGTCGACAATCTGCTCAGAGTCGTGTACAAAATGCCTCATTCACCAATTATTATGCATATAATGGTGAGTCTGGGTTGTGGAAGAGGACTGAATTAGATTCTGCTGCACGTACTGATACCAATGCTGGTTTAAAGAAGTTGTTGGATGACTCAAGAGCTTCTCTTGGTTCAGTAACTGTTAATGTAGGGCATTCTGCTGGCACTTATAAGTCTGGGCCTGTGACTGTCGTAGTTACTTCTGAACCATTTGATACAAAGAAGGAAACTCTTTATGACAAAATGGTTCATGAACTTTCGTCTCCATTCACACTTGGAAATCTTAAAAGTTTCGATTTTGTACTTAGTCTTAAGCAGAACAAGGCGAATTCGAATGGTCAACTGGAAGATTTCCTACTGAAGGATTTAGTTCTTAAAAAAGTGGAAGtttatgtatataaatacgTCCCCCTTGCATTAAGGctagttttaaaaaatggaACAATGCACTATTTTTCTAACACTGTTGATAACTCCACCTGGGTTCTATTTACTCCAACTGCAAACAAATCTGTGTTATCAACCTTGCATGATGTCAGAGCTAAATTAAACAAAGTTTCCACATTGGATGTTTGTAGGAAGCTAGCAGGTGGTGCAGATACTACTTATGAGCTTGCTAAAGATGTTGGTGATGAAAGGGTTCAAGTAACACTATCTCCTGTGGAGGTATCTAATCCTGGGTTAACAGGACTTGTACACAAGTTCCCTTCTGATGTTAAATTATCCTCAATGACTTGTAATGGTGAACTCTTGACTGGTTTGGATTACGATTCTGTTCGAAATGTATATGTCTATAACAGAGGTGAAGTTCCCGTTGTAGTTAAAACCAATTCTGATCCAAAGTTTTTCAGAAGTGATGGAACCGGTTTATTGACACTCCACCCTCTTCCTCAGGGAGTAAACGATTTGAACGCAGAACAGGTCGTAACCCTTTTGAATCAGGTTTCTGAAGATCTTGGGCCAGTTTTCGAACTTAACCTTCAAACTAAGACATCATATACTGCAGGAGGAGCGGCTGTTACTGTTACTCCCAAACCACTAAACGATGATTGGAACCTTTATACTCACTCAGCACCAGAAAATGTTCAGAAGTTTACTGTTTCTAAATTTCTTAAAGGAACTGAAGATGCTACCGGACTTCCACATTCCTCTTCTTTTTCATCTGTAGTCGTTGGTTTAAAAGGTGATGTTCCCCATGTTTTAGCCTTAAAGACAGTGAACAATCCAAGGTATGTTTGGTACGTTTTTAACAAATACACTTGGCTCCTTGATTTTGAAAGCGACGAACTCCTAGAAGACTCCGAGTTGTTGGCATACATGTTGGATGTCGAAGATGGACTTGACAATGAATATGATTTCGAGCTTTCTCCTGGACTTCACAGCGATTCATTTGCTCTCGATTACCACGATTTATATCTCGATCTTGAATcttacaaatatttatctTATGTTCCATTTTCAAACAAGTTCCCATTCTTGGTCAATTCACTAATGTACGACTCTGTTCTACTTGAAGTACCTGAGCTTAATACTAAACACCTTAAGTGGCTGTCAGCATACACTCTTTGGAAAGTACCTGTTGTCTTTAATGCATTCACTCATGATAATAAACATTTGTTTTATGAAAATACTTTTGAAGGGTCCTGGAAAAGGTTTGAACTTGCAGACCTTTCagaagaaaaattaaatgcAAAGTTAAAGGAAGTTAAAGACAGGGCTTCAGGTAACTTCTCACCTGAACTTACTATGCAAACTTCTTATGTAAAATACGGCTTTGCTGTCGATGTTACTCCATCAAATGTTAATGGTGATTCCGGATTTAAGAAATATGTCCACAAATTACCAAGATTGGCTGGTCAAACACAGGATAAAGCATTTAAAGTTCCATTTTTGACCTACAACTATGTTCCTCTAAATGCTGTTATGCCAAAAGGTACAATGACGCAAGTCGAAGTATATCAAAATGGTGATGGCGTACCACTGGGTGTTTATCTTCTTGCTACCCAAGCTGCTGCTGCTTCTGATTCTGGAGGAGCTTCTACTACTACCTCTAAACAAACTCATAACTACTTCTTTAATACATCTGGTGAGTGGGTTGCACATGATAATACTGATGCCGCACTCGATGTTAATGTTTTGAAGACAAAGCTCACTGAGGCAAACAAATTACTTGGTTTCTATGTTGATGTTGATCTTGCCCGTAAACTACCGTATGTATTTTCAAAAGATGTAAAGGTTAATCCTGCATCAGGGTCGACTGATCAAGGGACCACAGAGAAAAAAGCTGTTGATTTCCTGGTATCATTTAACCCGAAGCCTTTCTACAAATATACTACATATACTCATGTCCCTCAAGTTAGAGTCGGTACAGATCCTGTAAAAACTCAGGATTTTGTACCATTTGTTGCTTCCTTCAAACAAACTGGAAAACTTCTAAAGGGATTCGAACTTTCCAAGgttgttaaatttacaGTTTATTGGCTAGATGATGCCTTTCCTTTGTTTGTTCATGTTACTACCTCTAACTCAAACAAGTACTACGGTCGCAAAGAGGATGATGACTGGGTTTTGCTTAAAACCTCCACTAATGCTCTTGATGATGTCGGTCTATATTGGTTATTGACAATGGCAAGAAAGAACTTCGCTTATGGCGCAGATGTTGAGTTGAGTGGAGGGCTTGCCGAAGGATACTGGGAGAGGTACTTCACTAATGGCCTTGCTATGAAAGTGGTTGATCAAGGATTAGTTGGTACAGCTTTTAAATCTTACCTCCATACCTCAGCTTCAGTTTTATCCCCTACTTTTAAGCTTCAGAATTTTAACCTTTGGGGGAATTTTGTATACAAGGTTCCTAATTTAGGATTTACCCACTATGTAAGGGTTTTCACTGATTTACAAAACTTCCCTCTTCTTGTGGAAGTGGGAAGCTCACTATACAATTCAAGAAATGGGCCCCTCAGACATTACTACTTTAATTACTTTCCTGACCCTAACTTTGGTTGGTTGGTCCATATGGTACTTGAGTCTAAAGCCAGATTGAATCTTGATGGtctattaaaattacttcAACCCTTAGCTAATCACTCAGCCAATGTTCACTCTTTGTCGCTTGATATGAAAGGACGTTATGATAGTAAGACTGGCCGTAGTGTTGATGTTACCAAAACAAATACTACTCCTGTTTCTGAATTCGAAGTTTGGACCCATACACTAGCTGATCAGTCTCTAAAGACTCTTTTGTTGAATCATAACGGAAAACTAGTAGCACTCGTAAAtaaagttttaaaatttaaacttgCAAAAGTTTACTGGCTCAAGGGGGTTCCCGTTCACGTAGAGCTTGAATACGATGGCCAGAAGGAGAATTCCGAAAAGGTTAAGGATAGATTACATTATTTCTGGACTGATGGAGGTGTTTGGAATAATTCACTTGGTTCACTAGTGACAAAGGATACCCTAGTTTCTGGTCTAAATGATAAACTATTGTCTTACTACACCTTAAATGTCACATTAGATTTGGGTAAGAGGCTCAAATCCCTTGTGACTGGATGGCCTACTGATTTACCACTAGTGGAATACAAACACGAAAACTTTGATCTTCCAGTTGAAATGGTTGGATATCGTCTTTTTTCTAGTGATACTGGATTCAAACTTGACAAAGTCAAGAATCACGGATTTGACTTTACCTGGTGGAATTTGCCACTTCCATCGAATAATGTATACCGTGTAGTAGTTTATAGCGCGGACTATTTCTATTCCCCAGTATTTCTAGAGTTATTATCCAAATCTACCGGATCTggtgataataatatgCTGGAACACTATCACTATTACTATGCCACAAGTTCTGGAAATTGGGTGTTTTTGGATACTAATGAAAAGAAGTTGGATCTTGGCCACCTTCGTCTTAAGCTTGAAAGCTTCCAAAATCCTCTCCCAGTTTTGTTGGATTTGGGCAAGAAGAATGGCACATATGGCCTAAACGAACTAGTTGTTAAAAAAACAATGCTCCATTCAACTAACGCTTACGCTAAGTATGTACATAAGTTGACAAATGGTGAAAGTTTCCTCACTGCTAAATGGGTATTTGGCGGGTTGGTTCTTAGCAAATTACCTTTGGTAAGGGCCAATTCCGTTGCCGTGTACTATTACCAGGATCTTGTACCATTATTAGTTGAAGTTGTTGGTGATGGATTAGTTCGACACTTTTCAGTAGACTCCAAAGGAGTTTGGCTTCCAGACAATGTTTCTCCAACTGCAGTCCTATCATACCTTGATTACCTAGTTCATGACTTGAAACTGTTTGGTAATTCTACTGATGAATGGGTTCCACTTCTTCACAATAAGTTCCTTCAAGAATTTGAATTTGTGCCGGAGCCTCTTGCTCCAGCTGTCGAACTCGGTCGATCGACTGATGGTGCAACTCCCGTCTCTGCAGCATCTCAATCAACCACAGGAGCAACAGGTACTCAAGTTCCCACTTCTGCAGTATCCACCACCCAAGTTAGCCTTGGAACTGTGGTAGAAACAAGAGCAGGAGTTTTAAGTACTGTGACTTCGCAGGAGAGACAACAAACATCAAATGTTGAATCTACTGGCCAAGTTGCTCAAGTTGCTGCCGCTTTGTCTGGTTCTGGTCTCCAGGATAAAGTGGTTGCTCAAGCTGTAGTGGGTGGATCTGATTCAACTCAGTCTACAGCACCTGGAACTCCTCGTGCTGAAGCTGAAGCTGAAGCTGCTCCCGCAGTCCCTACTGTAAAGGCAAGTGCTGGGGCAGATGGAGTTTCGGGATCATCAAATAGTGTTCTTCCATTATCAACTGCAGCACCAACGAGAAAACCTAGAAGAGCATTCCGTTTAGTTCCTTTAGACTTTGACAAACTATTCTTCGCTTATGTAACCTTGGGAAAGCTTGTGGTTGTAAACAGGTTTGAATACGTCCCATACGGTTATAACTTCTCGAGGCATTCTCTACTAGGTTTTAAATCATTCTTTGACAAGTTCTTTTTAAATGATAGAATGTATTCTGTTTCTTACGATCCCACACTTACTCTTGAAAAAAGAAAAGTAAAGTCTCTTGGTTTTTATTCTTGGGCTGATAATCCACTACTTTTGAAGTTAGgttttgataataaaaaaccCAAATTCTTctcatttaataaaactGCTCATACTTGGAACGCTCATGAGGTTGTAAACCTTGATGAGGAACTCGaagatttaaataacaGTTGGAACGATGCATTTGTGTTTGAATTGTCTAAACCACTCAAAGTTgaatacaaatattataataatagtgCTTATCGTACTTCTGTTGCTTCAACCTCAGATGATGCACCTTTTTATTCTGTAGAATATAAGACATATAGGTACAAGCCAGCGAAATCTAGTTTTGCTGATGACGTTTACACTCTTCTCAAATTCAAAGTTGCTAAACTTAGGTTAAATGGAGTTGATCTTTCGGTTGATGGACTTCCCCTTGACATGAGTTTTTATATGCTAAAAGTTTACTCTTCTAAATCGCTTGGTAAGCCATTGGTTCTAGTATTGTCCGACTATAAGGCTGAAGCTAGTGGAACTGCTTCAACTACTGTAACTGACAGTACTGTTCTCAATACACACTACCATTATCATCTAAACGCTGAAGGATCCTGGACATTCTTTGTATCTGAAAATGATACTACTTTGAACAACAAACTGGTTGAACTTGAAAGATTGTTTGCAGTACCAAAGGCATTGGATTTAGCAGTTGTCACTGGTGACGCAACCTCAGTATGGTATAAAACTAAGCATGAAGATTTTACTGTTGATAGGGTCTACTTCCACCAACTCCAGCCTCGTGCTCAACAAGCATCAGGGACTGATGAATCCTCGTCCGTTCCACAATTTAAAGTTGTGGATCCACTCGTAGGATTACCTGTAAAGACTGAATTACCTGGCTCCggtttatttttaaatgttcCTCTTGCTTCCTATAGAGTACCGGTTGGTCCAGAGCTTGATTCAGGCTTTGAACTATTTCTTCACCACAAACCATACTTTTTGCATTCGGTTGCTTCGACGCCTCAACAACCCGCCAGATCTAGTTCTCAAGGTGATGGAGCCGCACAACCAGCTGGTGGAGCTAGTGCAGCCGGCAGTGATGCAGGTGTTGGTGCAGAAGTTGGAGGTGGCGCAGGCGCAGGCGCAAGCGGTCAAACTGCTCCCGTACAACCTGTTCAGTCTCCTGCTGGTGTTGTTAAGTTTCAAAAGTTTTTGTTGAACGAGTTGCTCCTTTCTGGATTTCGTCTAGATTTTTCTGAACCTTTCAACGCTCTTGAAGATGGATACGCAGGTTTAACGGTGTATTACCAAAAGAATGCAACCGTCCCCTTCATGTTTGCATTGTTTGCACCTCTTGAAAACTCTGGATCCGTTGATAAGGCATCATATCATGTCTGGGTTTACAGAGAACTCAAATGGGTGAAGACCACTGAATTGGAAGAATTCCACAAACTCATGCGTTCAGTTGAATTGAGACTTGATTTGACTGAATTTGTAGAACTACTTCCAAAATTCTGGCAATTGTTAACcaaattttcaaatgaaTCCAAGGCACTCTTAACTAATCCATTCTGGCTCGATCTGAAACAAGACGATCGTGTTACATATGGAGATGTGGTTGTAACTAGAGACGCTGATGTTCTTCCCGAATTCAACCTTGTCAAGGTCACTTTCACTCCTTCACTAAACATGGGAGATTCAAATGCTGCAAACTTTACCTTGCAAAATGTGACAACCTTCGGAAACAAGTATGCAGGCTTCAAATTTCCTCTTCGGGGAGTTGTGAGGGTAAATGTATACTTTAGAAATGAACCTGATCGCTATGCCAAATTCCCAGCTCTGATGGAATTTGTTCAGAAAGCTCCTGAAAGTGgagttaataaattaaatcacAATTTTTATGGTTATCAAGGTGGTAATGAGTGGAAATTCCTTTTTAACTCTGTGAATAAGCTCGAAGAACATGAAGTTTCAGACCTCGTCAGTTACCTCTTGTACCAATACTACAGAGTATCTAGATTACGCGAGAATGCTTTACTACTTGATCTAGACACTAAGTTCTCTCACTTGAGTTGGGGTCGTTTCGTAGATTCTGTTGAGTTCCGTCACGATCCTACTGCAAATGCACCCCTAAGTCCAGTTCCTGAAGGATTCCTTCTTTACAGGCACTCTATGGCTACCGAGAACACCACCTTTACTCTTCCTTTTTTCAAGTTACAAGGGCATGTAAAGGAAACTGGATTCAAACTTCCTTTTGCTGAGTATTTCGTGTATTATAAGGTAGGGGAATATGTACCATTTGTTTTTGTGTTGGCTCAAGCTGACAGTCTTAAGAAAAAGGCTGAACATCACTGGTACTTTGTTAAAAAAGACGGTTTCGTAAAGTTTAAATTTGCTGAAGACGTCGATCCTGATAATAAGGACAGTAAGACTAAGGTTTCTGACAAGTTTAAAGAACTTTTAAATGCCGCTCCAACTCCGTTGAATGAGCAGGATTCATTGAAAGCACTACCCACGGGGACTACTGTTACATACCCTACTTTCCCTGCAACAGATTCTGGAGTTTTATCCAAACCAACGAATGGGGTGCTATCTAGAACTGGCTCCCAATCCCGTCCCAAAAGACAGGATCCTAGTGGACAATTCGACGTAGGTTCTGGTGGTGATGGATGGTTCTAA
- a CDS encoding uncharacterized protein (chr2.cand.391 - signal peptide;~secreted protein, putative;~Signal peptide predicted for TA14675 by SignalP 2.0 HMM (Signal peptide probability 0.987, signal anchor probability 0.000) with cleavage site probability 0.876 between residues 18 and 19): MIVPVICVLSFYLSLCQSDNIVLDISKDVDFSRFHVEKGSNSKVTTHKYYRKSDFKITKVVDGECVIWDGGIKGEVCVSVTQHLIDNSSLNIHIKVLGLNKENIDLYYEKRGKTWVQTDLKKSESYYHLNQFLDVKLVRFDVNSNPDRELFKVERTIKNGFIKKVCSPKIGVSVTSVENKNEKIWGKNENSKFFQITISYIRNEAILAELAVQNNNGLEYRYFENRNENWVEITPKSYVEKSKGNDLHFPLYDIKNLDLTKFSVEEYEVLDTNTIVYTPLIGTTILNISEGNIPIWGTKGGNCVDKIWLYSRGGKYLTTILRVIDSNERQRLINYKRIDGEWKLVVNEEL, translated from the coding sequence ATGATTGTTCCAGTAATATGTGTTTTAAGCTTTTATTTATCCCTTTGTCAATCGGATAATATTGTCCTGGATATCTCCAAGGATGTCGATTTCAGCAGATTCCACGTAGAAAAGGGGTCGAATAGTAAAGTAACTacacataaatattatcgCAAAAGTGATTTTAAGATCACAAAAGTAGTTGATGGTGAATGTGTGATATGGGATGGCGGTATCAAAGGTGAAGTGTGTGTATCTGTAACACAGCACTTGATAGATAATTCGTCGttaaatatacatattaaaGTTTTAGGTTTAAATAAGgaaaatattgatttatacTACGAAAAAAGGGGTAAAACATGGGTTCAAACTGACCTCAAAAAATCAGAATCATATTACcatttaaatcaatttttagATGTGAAACTGGTAAGATTTGATGTAAATTCAAATCCTGATAgagaattatttaaagtGGAAAGAACAATCAAAAACGGATTTATAAAAAAGGTTTGTTCTCCTAAAATTGGGGTTAGTGTAACTAGTGTTGAAAACAAAAATGAGAAAATTTGGGGAAAGAATgaaaattcaaaatttttcCAAATAACCATCTCATATATAAGAAACGAGGCGATTTTGGCTGAATTGGCAGTCCAAAACAATAACGGATTAGAATATAGGTATTTTGAAAATAGAAATGAAAATTGGGTTGAGATAACACCCAAATCATATGTGGAAAAATCAAAGGGAAATGATCTCCACTTCCCACTTTACgatataaaaaatttagattTAACAAAGTTTAGCGTTGAGGAATATGAAGTCTTGGATACCAATACCATTGTTTACACACCTCTAATAGGTAcaacaatattaaatatatcgGAAGGTAATATTCCAATATGGGGAACAAAGGGTGGAAATTGTGTCGACAAAATATGGCTCTACTCCAGAGGTGGAAAATATCTCACCACAATTTTAAGAGTTATCGATTCTAATGAAAGACAAAGACTAATCAATTACAAAAGAATTGATGGTGAATGGAAGCTGGTCGTAAACGAAGAATTGTAG